One genomic region from Skermania piniformis encodes:
- a CDS encoding helicase-related protein, producing the protein MLCSDGRARQFGADGRAFQIAAEAMRIRFAALHDPMSAVSSSEIDPLPHQLRAVYGELLPRVPLRFLLADDPGAGKTVMAGLLAKELMLRGDVHRLLVVAPGSLVEQWQDELAVKFGIRAELLSRELMESADPFREHPLLIARMDQLARDDDLLTALDGSEWDLTVVDEAHRMSAAWIGPEVRRTRRYELGLRLAAVSRHLLLMTATPHAGNEENYQLFLALLDPDRFEGRYVADVHSTDTAGLMRRMVKEDLLTFEGKPLFPERIAETVPYALSASERELYEDVTRYVREEMNRADALADSPRRRTVGFALTVLQRRLASSTQAILRSLQRRRDRLERTLADGIAHRPVPAGRLLLDDYDGDELAAADAELLEDQVADAATASLTDAELRLELAELDRLIRLATDVRNLGEDRKWAELRDLLLHDELLGDRSGRRRKLIVFTEHRDTLDYLANQIRNVFGRDGAVVTIHGGTRRNERREVRERFTHDPTCQVLIATDAAGEGLNLQAAHLMINYDLPWNPNRIEQRFGRIHRIGQQHVCRLWNLVAEDTREGAVFGRLLEKIETQRKAYGGRIFDVLGEAFTERPLRELLVAAIRYGDDPIRLQELDRVIDAEVGAGLSELADERALTRETLSRLDIDGMRRQMDEARARRLQPHFIENFFLTAFAELGGRMSRRERGRYEVTYVPELLRNRRRAARSSGPVVDRYERVTFEPSLRERAGERPAELLAPGHALLDAVLDATVERNGAALTAGTILLDDNDAGTRPALLVALTAEIVDGTGTTVSKAFSYVMLRPDGAAVDAGVAPYLDVHPLPAEHAELGRRAAAAEWLAPGVEALAVDWAVQHAQPDHVARVRAQLVPHLERTKSAVRARLLQQINYLYSEAGRLRDEIAAGRTQRVRVSPDRMESTADELDRRLIERTARLDQEMQLSAKPPRVVAAALILPVGLIRPAPAAQVRATEEVERRAVRAVLSAERRLGRIPTEMPHNNKGFDIESGQSNGPDIHLEVKGRIAGSDSVTVTYSELIHGKNLGERHRLALVEVSPDGPDHDRLRYVREAFGRLDLGGLPMQDTRLRWADMWERGEAPF; encoded by the coding sequence ATGTTGTGTAGCGATGGGCGCGCGAGGCAGTTCGGTGCCGACGGCCGCGCTTTCCAGATCGCGGCCGAGGCGATGCGGATTCGATTCGCAGCTCTGCACGATCCGATGTCGGCGGTGTCGTCGAGTGAGATCGACCCACTGCCGCATCAGCTCCGCGCGGTGTACGGCGAGCTGTTGCCCCGGGTGCCGCTGCGATTTCTGCTGGCCGACGATCCCGGCGCGGGTAAGACGGTGATGGCCGGATTGCTTGCCAAAGAACTGATGCTGCGTGGCGATGTCCACCGGCTGCTGGTCGTCGCACCGGGCAGCCTGGTCGAGCAGTGGCAGGACGAGCTTGCGGTCAAGTTCGGTATCCGGGCCGAGCTGCTCAGCCGCGAGCTGATGGAGTCTGCCGACCCGTTCCGGGAGCACCCGCTGCTGATCGCCCGGATGGACCAGCTCGCCCGGGACGACGACCTGCTGACCGCGCTCGACGGCAGCGAGTGGGATCTGACCGTCGTCGACGAGGCGCACCGGATGTCGGCCGCCTGGATCGGACCCGAGGTGCGGCGCACCCGGCGCTACGAGCTCGGCCTGCGGCTGGCGGCGGTCTCCCGGCATCTGCTGCTGATGACTGCGACCCCGCATGCCGGAAACGAGGAGAACTACCAGCTGTTTCTCGCGCTGCTCGACCCCGATCGGTTCGAGGGTCGCTACGTCGCCGACGTGCATTCCACCGATACGGCCGGGCTGATGCGGCGGATGGTCAAGGAGGATCTGCTCACCTTCGAGGGCAAGCCGCTGTTTCCCGAACGGATTGCCGAGACGGTGCCGTACGCGCTGTCGGCGTCCGAACGCGAGCTCTACGAGGACGTCACGCGATATGTCCGGGAGGAGATGAACCGGGCCGACGCGCTTGCCGACTCGCCGCGGCGGCGTACGGTCGGATTCGCGCTGACGGTGCTGCAACGGCGTCTCGCGTCCAGCACCCAGGCAATCCTGCGTTCGCTGCAACGCCGGCGTGATCGGCTGGAGCGAACTCTGGCGGACGGCATCGCGCACCGGCCGGTGCCGGCCGGCCGGCTGCTGCTCGACGACTACGACGGCGACGAGTTGGCAGCGGCCGATGCGGAGCTGCTGGAGGATCAGGTCGCCGACGCTGCGACCGCGTCGCTGACCGATGCCGAGCTGCGACTCGAGCTCGCCGAACTCGACCGGCTGATCCGGCTCGCCACCGATGTGCGCAATCTCGGCGAGGACCGTAAGTGGGCGGAGCTTCGTGATCTGCTGTTGCACGACGAACTGCTCGGTGACCGATCCGGCCGGCGGCGCAAGCTGATCGTCTTCACCGAACACCGCGACACCCTGGACTACCTGGCGAACCAGATCCGGAACGTGTTCGGCCGGGACGGTGCCGTCGTCACGATCCACGGCGGGACCAGACGCAACGAGCGTCGGGAGGTCCGCGAACGCTTCACCCACGACCCCACCTGCCAGGTCTTGATCGCCACCGATGCCGCCGGCGAGGGGCTGAACCTGCAGGCGGCGCATCTGATGATCAATTACGACCTGCCATGGAACCCCAACCGCATCGAACAGCGCTTCGGCCGCATCCACCGGATCGGCCAGCAGCACGTGTGCCGGTTGTGGAATCTCGTCGCCGAAGACACCCGTGAGGGTGCGGTGTTCGGCCGGCTGCTGGAGAAGATCGAGACGCAGCGAAAGGCCTACGGTGGCCGGATCTTCGACGTGCTCGGTGAGGCCTTCACCGAGCGCCCGCTGCGTGAGCTGCTGGTGGCCGCGATTCGCTACGGCGACGACCCGATCCGGTTGCAGGAGCTGGATCGGGTGATCGATGCCGAGGTCGGGGCCGGGCTGAGCGAGTTGGCCGACGAGCGGGCGCTGACCCGCGAGACGCTGTCCCGGCTGGATATCGACGGAATGCGTCGGCAGATGGACGAGGCTCGGGCGCGCCGGCTGCAGCCGCATTTCATCGAGAACTTTTTTCTGACTGCATTCGCCGAGCTGGGCGGACGGATGAGTCGGCGCGAGCGAGGCCGGTACGAGGTGACCTACGTTCCGGAGCTGCTCCGTAACCGCCGACGTGCGGCTCGGTCGAGCGGGCCGGTGGTCGATCGATACGAGCGAGTGACGTTCGAGCCCTCGCTGCGGGAGCGCGCGGGGGAGCGGCCGGCCGAGCTGCTCGCCCCGGGACATGCGCTGCTGGACGCCGTTCTCGACGCGACCGTGGAGCGCAACGGTGCGGCGTTGACCGCCGGGACGATTCTGCTCGACGACAACGACGCCGGCACCCGGCCTGCGCTGCTGGTCGCGCTCACCGCCGAGATCGTCGACGGCACCGGTACGACGGTCAGCAAGGCGTTCTCGTACGTCATGCTGCGTCCGGACGGCGCGGCCGTCGACGCCGGAGTCGCGCCCTACCTGGACGTTCATCCGCTGCCGGCCGAGCATGCCGAGCTCGGCCGGCGGGCCGCCGCCGCGGAATGGCTCGCTCCCGGGGTCGAGGCGTTGGCTGTGGATTGGGCTGTGCAGCACGCCCAGCCGGACCACGTGGCCCGGGTACGGGCTCAGCTGGTACCGCACCTCGAGCGGACGAAGTCCGCCGTCCGGGCGCGACTGCTGCAACAGATCAACTACCTGTACAGCGAGGCGGGCCGGCTCCGCGACGAGATCGCGGCGGGCCGGACGCAGCGCGTCCGGGTGAGTCCGGATCGAATGGAATCCACCGCAGACGAACTGGACCGGAGATTGATCGAGCGGACGGCACGCCTGGATCAGGAGATGCAGCTGTCGGCGAAACCTCCGCGGGTGGTCGCTGCGGCGCTGATTCTGCCGGTCGGGCTGATCCGGCCGGCGCCCGCGGCGCAGGTGCGGGCCACGGAGGAAGTCGAGCGGCGCGCAGTACGGGCGGTGCTGTCCGCCGAGCGCCGGCTGGGCCGCATACCCACCGAGATGCCGCATAACAACAAGGGATTCGATATCGAGTCCGGACAATCGAACGGCCCGGACATCCATCTCGAGGTCAAGGGCCGGATCGCCGGTTCCGACTCGGTCACGGTCACCTACAGCGAACTCATCCACGGCAAGAACCTCGGCGAGCGACACCGGCTCGCGTTGGTCGAGGTGAGTCCGGACGGACCGGATCACGATCGGCTGCGCTACGTGCGGGAAGCGTTCGGCCGGCTCGATCTCGGTGGATTGCCGATGCAGGACACGCGGCTGCGCTGGGCCGACATGTGGGAACGGGGCGAGGCTCCGTTCTGA
- a CDS encoding helix-turn-helix domain-containing protein has protein sequence MAQKGGELEWRTYGLSIAKRVRALRTHRALSQDQLAELSGLHRNQISNIERNTSRDDGCADPQMSTIYRLARALDVAPSALIPDADHQVNERSAETASDIAWSAVETHLLAQLAEWDPARPLTKN, from the coding sequence GTGGCGCAGAAGGGAGGCGAACTCGAGTGGCGGACCTACGGTCTGTCGATCGCCAAACGGGTCCGCGCGCTGCGCACGCATCGTGCACTGTCGCAGGATCAGCTGGCCGAACTGAGCGGCCTGCACCGCAACCAGATCTCCAACATCGAGCGCAACACCAGCCGCGACGACGGCTGCGCCGATCCGCAGATGTCCACCATCTACCGGCTCGCCCGTGCGCTGGACGTCGCGCCGAGTGCGCTGATCCCCGACGCCGACCACCAGGTCAACGAGCGATCGGCCGAGACCGCGTCCGACATCGCGTGGTCGGCCGTCGAGACCCACCTGCTCGCGCAGTTGGCCGAGTGGGATCCGGCTCGACCCCTGACCAAGAACTGA